In one Coccinella septempunctata chromosome 6, icCocSept1.1, whole genome shotgun sequence genomic region, the following are encoded:
- the LOC123315168 gene encoding uncharacterized protein LOC123315168: MDDVADERSTLKESDDPPYIRKNQPRLLRILRCFSVEPIIILYITSMKMAALTSDNLNLEKTCLVNREFNESICEAMVLRNRTGYTANQEIEVQKFVSIMAACKFAILGTIPIFFMLFIGSWSDSHQRRKPFILIPIYGDIISSVGCLVCSYFFLELPVEVAIFFEAVPSAITGTWICFRVGIYSYVTENTSIEKRTTRMGIAVMCVRMSLNLGIILSGILYKRLGLTGVYSLSILMYVIAMLKGRTVIKSKSENEERSTDGINEMRDFFNYKHALRTLSTIFRNKDKKKKLGLILLLTITTLEMGTQKGQSGVIYMFTRRKFTWDEFDFSGYNSFHFLVNLSGSFTSIIIFANWLKLDDALIGMISMGMAAVRCIAQSLAPNGFFFYLASSVDIFSGCPQMAYRSMFSKMVSSEELGQAFAVSALFEVLAPFLFGTIYSFVYHQTIHIHPGSFFILSAFLHILSFCAFFFLYLLKYNRSKEDNDVNEERGQDLRE, encoded by the exons ATGGACGACGTGGCTGATGAACGATCAACGCTTAAAGAATCTGATGATCCACCCTATATACGGAAGAATCAGCCAAGATTATTGAGAATTCTGAGATGTTTCAGTGTAGAACCCATCATAATCCTCTACATAACTTCCATGAAGATGGCAGCGTTGACCTCGGACAATCTGAATTTGGAAAAGACTTGCTTGGTCAATCGGGAGTTTAACGAGTCCATCTGTGAAGCGATGGTGCTGAGGAACAGAACAGGATACACGGCGAACCAAGAAATCGAAGTTCAGAAGTTTGTTTCCATCATGGCGGCCTGTAAATTCGCCATTTTGGGAACCataccaatttttttcatgctGTTTATAGGCTCGTGGAGCGACAGTCATCAGCGGAGGAAACCTTTCATACTCATCCCGATTTACGGAGATATCATCAGTAGCGTGGGATGCCTAGTATGTTCGTATTTCTTTCTAGAGTTACCAGTGGAGGTAGCGATCTTCTTTGAGGCTGTACCTTCGGCTATTACTGGAACTTGGATTTGCTTTCGCGTAGGTATATACAGCTACGTCACTGAGAATACTTCAATAGAAAAAAGAACTACAAGAATGGGAATAGCGGTTATGTGCGTCAGAATGTCCCTCAATTTGGGAATTATACTGAGTGGTATTTTATATAAGAGACTCGGTCTGACTGGCGTTTACAGCTTGTCCATTTTAATGTACGTCATAGCCATGCTGAAAGGAAGAACAGTCATAAAATCGAAGTCTGAGAATGAAGAAAGGAGTACCGatggtatcaatgaaatgagggattttttcaattataaacATGCTCTCAGGACATTGTCCACTATATTCAGGAATAAAgataagaagaagaaattaGGTTTGATTCTATTGCTCACCATAACAACACTGGAAATGGGAACGCAAAAAG GCCAGTCAGGTGTTATCTATATGTTTACCAGGAGAAAATTCACTTGGGATGAATTTGATTTCAGCGGATATAATTCCTTCCATTTCCTAGTAAATTTGTCCG gATCATTCACCAGTATAATCATTTTTGCGAATTGGCTGAAATTAGATGATGCTCTGATAGGAATGATCTCGATGGGCATGGCTGCTGTCCGTTGCATCGCTCAAAGTCTTGCACCAAATGGCTTTTTCTTCTATTTGG CGAGCTCAGTGGATATTTTCTCCGGTTGTCCCCAAATGGCCTATAGGTCCATGTTTTCTAAAATGGTCTCATCCGAAGAACTTGGACAGGCATTCGCTGTTTCTGCCTTATTCGAAGTATTGGCCCCATTCCTCTTTGGAACCATCTACAGCTTCGTATATCACCAAACTATTCATATCCATCCTGGTTCGTTTTTTATTTTGAGCGCCTTCCTTCATATATTGTCCTTTTGTGCATTTTT TTTTCTGTACCTCTTGAAATACAACAGATCTAAAGAAGATAATGATGTGAACGAAGAAAGAGGACAGGACCTACGGGAGTAG
- the LOC123315128 gene encoding solute carrier family 46 member 3-like → MMEDAVNETSRLSETEEKHDLRSRSKLFRLLEIFSVEPVILFYIIFAKTASLTTDNLNLEKTCSVNLKFNASVCQAMVVRNRSGYSADQEIEVQKFVAMMVAIKFAILGIIPFFLMLFLGSWSDKYKRRKPLILLPICGDIVSVFGCLLCSYFFFELPVEVAIFFETIPASVTGSWVCFSVGVFCYVAEHSTLDRRTPRIGITTMCFRVSHAVGLALSGVLYRTLGFKGVYSLCILMNTIALMYGKFMINNRSKYEEPRANTNIMKDIFNYKYALSTLSVIFRQKDKKKKLGLILLLLINTIEIGILRGELGVTYLFTRRKFTWDEVDYSVYSTYHILIQFTGSFLSITILAKWLKLDDALIGMISVGMAAVLCFGQSLVPNGFFFYTMSSLDIFSGCPQMAYRSMFSKMVSSKELGQAFAVSALFEALAPLLFGTMYSFVYRQTIRVYPGSFYILSSCLHIVSFCIFFSLYISKHNKPKEDSNIDQGRGHVMQK, encoded by the exons ATGATGGAGGACGCAGTGAATGAAACATCAAGGCTAAGTGAAACTGAAGAAAAACATGACTTGAGGAGTAGATCAAAATTATTCAGACTACTGGAGATTTTCAGTGTTGAGCCGGTTATtcttttttatataatattcgCGAAGACCGCTTCTTTGACTACGGACAATTTGAATTTGGAAAAAACCTGTTCGGTCAACTTGAAATTCAACGCATCTGTTTGCCAAGCCATGGTGGTAAGGAACAGATCAGGATACTCAGCAGATCAGGAAATTGAAGTGCAAAAGTTTGTTGCTATGATGGTAGCTATCAAGTTTGCCATTTTGGGAATCATCCCTTTTTTCCTCATGCTTTTCTTAGGCTCGTGGAGTGACAAATACAAACGGAGAAAACCCTTGATCCTCTTGCCAATTTGTGGGGATATTGTCAGTGTTTTTGGTTGTCTACTATGTTCGTATTTCTTCTTCGAGCTACCAGTCGAAGTTGCGATATTTTTCGAGACAATACCCGCCTCAGTGACAGGATCTTGGGTATGTTTTTCGGTAGGGGTGTTTTGCTATGTCGCTGAGCATAGTACGTTGGATAGAAGAACTCCAAGAATAGGAATTACAACGATGTGCTTCAGGGTTTCTCATGCCGTTGGATTGGCTCTTAGTGGTGTTCTATATAGAACACTTGGTTTCAAGGGTGTCTACAGCTTGTGCATTTTGATGAACACCATTGCTcttatgtatggaaaattcatGATCAATAACAGATCGAAGTATGAGGAACCACGGGCTAATACAAACATAATGaaagatattttcaattatAAGTATGCATTGAGTACATTATCGGTTATATTCAGGCAAAAAGACAAGAAGAAAAAGCTAGGTCTAATTTTGCTACTTCTTATCAATACAATCGAAATAGGCATACTCAGAG GTGAATTGGGTGTAACGTATTTATTTACCAGAAGAAAATTCACATGGGATGAAGTGGACTACAGTGTATATAGTACTTACCATATTTTGATACAGTTCACTG GATCCTTCCTTAGTATCACAATTCTTGCAAAATGGTTGAAATTAGATGACGCTTTGATTGGAATGATTTCTGTTGGCATGGCTGCCGTTCTATGTTTTGGGCAAAGTCTCGTACCAAATGGCTTTTTTTTCTATACGA TGAGTTCACTGGATATTTTCTCCGGTTGTCCCCAAATGGCTTATAGGTCTATGTTTTCGAAAATGGTATCTTCGAAAGAACTTGGACAGGCATTCGCTGTTTCTGCCTTATTCGAAGCTTTAGCACCTCTACTCTTCGGTACCATGTATAGTTTCGTTTATCGACAAACTATTCGTGTTTATCCTGGTTCGTTCTACATTTTGAGCTCCTGTCTTCATATAGTGTCCTTCTGTATATTTTT TTCACTGTATATTTCGAAACACAACAAGCCGAAAGAAGATTCCAATATTGACCAAGGCAGAGGTCATGTTATGCAGAAATAA